The sequence TCTCTTTCACCAGGCCATAACCCATTACGGCTGTACCGGGGTCTATCCCTAAAATTATCCGCTCTTTTTGTGGGGCCTGCTGCATGGTTACAAAGCTAAGGTTTTTAGCGGGCAAATGTTAACAGGCACGCGCAGGTACTGTGCTTTGTTAATAAGGTGGCGCCAGGATGTATAGTTTATAGGTGGCCGCTATCAGCCCCACCACCGAAAGATAAAATATCCACTTGCCGCTATTCCTGTCGCCGGGCGAGTAAACAAATACCTGCTCGCCGTTGGGGAGGGTCTTTTTGCTTTTCCACAAGTGCCAGCCTATAAAAAAGCCCAGCACGCCGCCAAACAAGGCAAAAAAGTAACCCACCATTACCCAAAAATGCTCCGAATGCTCGGGTTTCTTCAGTTCCTGCATGCGTTTTTCACCGATCTCTTTTTCGCGGGCAGCATCAATAACCACACCCCTTTCCTTTAGTATCTTTTTAGCCAGGGCATAGTCAAAGGCACTCCACTCATCGGGTTTATTGATGATCTCCATCAATTCATCGTCATCAAATCCAAATAAATAATGGTCCAGGTCCGCCTCGTCGGCATAGCGGCCTTCGTATGCTTCAATTACCTGGTTAGCCCGGTCAAAATCGTCGCTGCTTATTTTTACCCAATACTCGCGCGACATTTCGGTACGCGTTGCGAACGAAGGATTAAACAGGTCGGGGCTTTCTTCCAGCACATACTCGATATGGTGTGCTGCCAATATTTCGGCCAGGTTATTGGCCAAAGCCAGATCGTTAAATTTGCGGTAGGTGAGTAATTCGGGCATGATCTGGTTTAACTAAATGAAATATGTTTCATAAATAATAAGCGCCGGGTGCTTTTGTCAAAATACAGCATCCAAAAACTATAGTCAAGATCGGTTTTATCAGCTATTCCCCATAAGGTATAGCGGGTTTGTTCGTCTGCTGTTAACTCGCTATTCATCTCTGCAGGATGAAAAAATTTAAGCGAATCGATAGTGCTGGTACGGTTTAACCTGAATTTACCACAGGTAACAAAAATGCCTGGCAGGGTAGCCAGGTCTATCCTTTCCAGGTTGACAGAATCGCCATATTTAATAAAGCTGCTGTTTTTAAAATATACGCGCCAGGTGTTGTTTGTGCTATCGGTTTTATCAACGTTAATGCTGGTTATGCTATCGGGCCGGCCAAAACAGTTTAATACATGGCTGTAAGTGTCGGTATAAGTGATCAGGCCATTCAGTTTCATGTTCGAGATGAAAAAGCCACGTTTGTTCCCGGCAGGCTTTTGATCGCGATTGCAACAGGCAAGCAGCGTGGCGAAACAAATAAGCAGGTATTTAAACAGTCGCATAAATAGGTGTCCGCATATTATTTCCCCTTCGGCATATTCATATAATCTATTGCCAAATTGCACAAGGCTTTTACCCCCAGCGTAAACCCGCTTTCGTCAATAAAAAAGTCGGGCGTATGGTGGGCCGGGGCTTTGGTTGGATCGCTGCCTTTGGGCAGGCCGCCTAAGTGCAGGAAGATACCGGGCACCTTTTCCTCGTAAAAGCTAAAATCCTCGGCGCCGGTTTCGGCGTTGCGTAATAGTACATTGCTTTTTCCGGCAGTGGCTTCCAGCGTGGGCAGCATTTTGGCTACTAACTCAGGATTATTATAAGTTACCGGGTAATGGCTGCTGTACGGGATCTTTATCTCAACGGTAGCGCCGTTAGCTTCAGCGGTTTTGGTGGCGATGGTTTTTATGCGTTCGATGATCATCTTCTCATCGCCGGGACTAAAAGTGCGGATGGTGCCCAGCATGGTAACCGCTTCAGGGATAATATTGCTGCGGTTACCACCATTAATAGCACCAATGGTTACCACGGCCGGGTTATCTGTAATATGCAGGTTGCGGCTCACCACGGTTTGCAGGTTGTTTACGATCTGCGCGGCCGTCACCACCGGGTCCACGCTTGACCATGGGTAGGCCCCGTGCGCCGAACGGCCTTTAACGATGATCTGCATATCGTTCACCGCTGCCATATCGCCGCCGGGACGATAGGTGATGGTGCCCGCAGGCTGGTACGATTGGATAAGCAGGCCGAAAACAGCATCCACCTTCGGGTTTTCCAGTACACCCTCGGCCACCATTTGTTCGGCGCCCGATTTTTTACCGTCCTTCAGTTCAGCCGGTAAAACCCCTTCTTCCGATGGCTGGAAAATGAATTTAACAGTACCATGCAGGTCATTCTTCATCACGGCCAAAACTTCGGCGGCACCCATCAAAATCGCCATATGCGAATCGTGCCCGCAGGCATGCATTACCCCGGTCTCGGCACCGTTATACATCGTTTTTACCTTCGATGCGAATGGCAGTTTAACACGCTCGGTAACCGGCAGGGCATCCATATCGGCACGCAGGGCTACCACAGGGCCGGGTTTTCCACCTTTTAGTATACCTACCACGCCGGTTGTGGCCACACCGGTTTTTACCTCGATACCTAACGATTGCAAGTGTTTGGCAATAATTTCGGCGCTGCGCACTTCGTGGTTGCCCAGTTCGGGGTGTTCGTGGAAATCGCGGCGCCAGGCTATTACTTTGGCTTCAATGGCATCGGCCTTTTTAGCTACCAGCGTTTTTGATGCATCGGTTTGCGCTAAGGCCGATAGTGATATTAAGGAAAACGAAAGGAGGAAAAGCTTTTTCATGCCCGGGAATGATTTTTCACTAAGATAAACATCTGCCCGGCATATTAAAAACAGGGGCGGGATGTTTATGAAATATTCCAGGTTGTGGCCACAAAGCTGCGCAGGTAGTTAATAATTCCTTTTAGGTGCGAAGCTTGCGTAAAGGCAAAAAACTGATCGTGCGTGGTGTGGAAGCCCATATAAAACAACCAAAAGCCAAGGCCAAGGTAGGGCACCGCCGCCTTTTCCTGTTCGCTTAAAGGGCGCACCTGCTGATAGCCCTCTAAAAATATATCATAAGCTTCACTGGCTGCTTCCTGCGTTGCACGGCCGGTGTATATATCCAGGCACAGGTGCTGATGAAAGGTAGCGATATCGTTAACCAGCCAACCATAACCCATAAAATCAAAATCGAAAAAGGTAATGGCATCGCTATCAAAATGGAAATTCTTCGGCAGGAAATCGAAATGGCAATATCCGCTGGTAAACCCACCGGCCGATAAGTTTGTTAAAACATTAACAGCCCTGCCGGCAGTTTCCTGCAGCCATTGATAGTCTTCGGCAAGATCGGCAAAGTTGGGTTTCACCATTTCCAGCGGCTGGTAAAGGGTTGTGTCAAAATCAAAACCACAGCGCGTGCCAGCGGGGTTTACGCCTGCTGAAACCTGGTGCATACGGGCCATTTCACGGCCTAAAACCTGTAGCTGGGTCGTACTCATTTGGCGCACAACCGTACCATGCGCGTAAGTGAACAGTACCGCGTGGCGTATACCCTCAATAGCTTCGACAGCCTGTATCGCATCACCCGATTTATCGGTAAGCGGATGGGAAACCGGCACGCCGGCTTTGTTTAAGGTTAACAACAGATCGACCTCGGCTTGTATTTGAGGCAGATTACGGTGCGATGAACGGTATACCCTTAAAATGTATTTATCGCTAAGCGTGTTTACTAAATAAGTATCGCCAACGCCGCGCACCAGCAGGCGGCAATCCGTGTTAGCAAAGCCGTATTTATCTGTAATGTATTTAGCTAATGCTACGGGGCATAAAGTGGAATACGTTGCAGGGAAAATAGTGGACATGGCGACGAAGAATAAGGCGGTGAATATAGGGAATATGGGCGATTTTGAATGGATTTGTGCTTCTTATATCTGTTATGACCCCGCGCCCATTTGACTCACCCGGTCATTGCTTCGCTCGACCACCCTCTCTTCGCCTGCGGCGAAAAGAGGGATGAACTGGTAGCGATGGGTTTGACACCCATCGCCAAGTTAACCACCACAACTCCTGCCCTCTTTTCGCGCAGCGAAGAGAGGGCCGTCGGGGTGAGTCTACAGGTATTATTTAGCTACATTTAAATAAAACGTTTGCCGGATACCCTTAAACACAAAGGGCACTTCGGGCATCAGGTTTTGGCAATCGCCGCTGATATCGATGGTAAATGGTCCGCTGGTAAATGCCGAAACGGAGATATAATAATCGCCGGGGATAACGGCCAGCGGCAGGTTAAAATCGCTGTAAAAGGTATAGGTCATGGCGTGGTGGTCCGGGCCGGATACGGTAATGATGACGGCGCTCCCTTGCTGGTTTTGCAGGGTACCGGTAATGTTAACGGTTTTCATAGATGGGCGTAAATGATAACGGTATGATAATAACAAAGTTACCGGGCGCGGCTTGCCGCAAACGGGTGTTTTTACGGTATTTAGACAGGGGAATATGCGGATAAAAAAAGAGCCGGATAATTATCCGGCTCTGCAAAATTGATTTAATCGTCGTCATCATCGCCGGTATCATGCCCGGCATATTTTTTAGGGTAGGGCTTTTTACCCTTTACCGAATTCCAGATGATGCGGTTCATCAGGTCATCGTTACCACCATCAATGTGTTTAAACTCGGGGCGCATAGATTGCCGGGCGTAATACAGATCAATACCCTTCAGCATAGATAGCTTGGCGTTCATCTCGTTAAGCGGGACCTGGTTGGCTACATGCGTATACACAAAGCTGTTATCGGGCCGTTGTGTAAAGCAGTTGAACATGGGCAGCGCGGTAGCGTCAACCGAGTTCATTGGCGGGATGCCCAATATCTGTTCGATGGTACGCACAATACAGGTTTGATTATAGTTGGTATGCACGGTTTGCTTCAGCCTGCTGTACGGACTGATCACAAAGCCGGTAGTGCGATAGGCCGATACATGGTCCCAGCCTGCCTGCGAGTCGTCTTCGGTTACAAATATTACGGTGTTTTTCCAAAAGCGGCTTTTGCTAACGGCCTCCACAATGCGGCCAAGGGCCAGATCGTTATCGGCTACCATGGCGCGCGGGGTAGGTAGCCTTGGCGTTGTGCCGCCGGTATGATCGGCGGGCAGGGCCATCACCATCAGTTGCGGTAGTTTATCGCCCGGTTGCTTTTCGTAATCGTTCAGTTCCTTTATAAAGGCCGAGGCGCGGATCTGGTCGTTAATGTCATGATCGTCATAACCCGGGTAGGTGGGCGATAACATGGGGCGCACGCGCGAGATGGTGCTGGTATTATTAAACTCGAGCATTTTGCCGGCCATGTAATCGTTGTAGATAGGCAGCCAGGTGAGGCCTTTTTTAAAGTGAGGGGTGCAAGCCTCGCCATAAATGCGCACGGTTTTGCCGTGGTCGGCGGCGTTATTCCAGATAAAGCCTTTTTTGTCGTACACCAACGCGTCTTCCTGCACGTGCGGGTAACTGCGGAACCATGCCCTAACGTTCTTCTCCAGGTAATCGGTCACCATGGCAGCATCTGTCCACTGGTGGCCCTCGGCCGATGATTTGCCCGATACATAGTAGTTATCCATCAGCAAAAAGTCCTTTACCAACTGGTGCTCGTTAGGGGTTACCTGTTCGCCAAAAATGCAAAGGTCGGGGCTGCCGTTACCAGCCTTTACATCGCCCAAAACCTGGTCGTAGGTGCGATTTTCTTTAATGATATAAATAACATGCTGAAATACCGATGGTTCGCCAATGCGCTCGGGAACGGGCACCGGGGCTACATCTTTACGCGGCATCAGGCGGGCCAGCTCGGCACGGTAGGCCAGATTTAGCTGGTTAACACGTTTGGTATACGTTTCAAGTGTTTTATCATCAGGCAGCGGGATGAACGATACCGTAGCCAATTGCCGGTGGCTGTTAAAAGCGTCGCCATTGGTAGCGGGCAGATCGCTGGGTTTACGCTTCATATCCTTAGCGTTGATCCTGGAACCCTCGCCCTCCAGGTTGGTAACCACCAGCGTGTTGTTTTTAATGATCAAGCCGGCGGGGTAAGCCTCGGTAGGGATAAAGCCTTTTATCATACTGCTACCCGAGCCTTTTGTTGCCGATTTGCCGCTCAACTGAACTACAGCTACCGCGTTATCCAATCCGTTGGAAACGTATAATGTGCGGCCATCATCGCTCAGGGTAATCGCGTTGGGTGTATCGCCTATAAAACCCTTATCGCCTGGGTGCAGGCTCACGTCAATGGTTTCGGCAATTTTATCGTCGGTGGTGTTAATTACCGATATATTATCGCTGTTGCCATTGGCTACATAAATAAAGC comes from Mucilaginibacter mali and encodes:
- a CDS encoding phosphotransferase enzyme family protein, with translation MSTIFPATYSTLCPVALAKYITDKYGFANTDCRLLVRGVGDTYLVNTLSDKYILRVYRSSHRNLPQIQAEVDLLLTLNKAGVPVSHPLTDKSGDAIQAVEAIEGIRHAVLFTYAHGTVVRQMSTTQLQVLGREMARMHQVSAGVNPAGTRCGFDFDTTLYQPLEMVKPNFADLAEDYQWLQETAGRAVNVLTNLSAGGFTSGYCHFDFLPKNFHFDSDAITFFDFDFMGYGWLVNDIATFHQHLCLDIYTGRATQEAASEAYDIFLEGYQQVRPLSEQEKAAVPYLGLGFWLFYMGFHTTHDQFFAFTQASHLKGIINYLRSFVATTWNIS
- a CDS encoding YncE family protein; translated protein: MSSYKTIAPAIIMALALSACHQPNRTHALKNADQVNQHNSYDDSTLRQTNLPVLMPYNRIIDPAGEVLRYGEDTQENHSLDLKAIPGTDLVAVEDRYGMSVVSISDHKVIDRWLYTADAKYRGQMSTFSGLEVYKTADGKVKILWGSANAGNKQSFVMEAGWDGQKLSLSKSFAIKPEGESPLALPNKVLMAQQDGINYLYVVLNGNNQLLKINWDKQELTWAKPTGVAPYGMAKVGNKIYLSNWAGPQVTDKNAEAAGVPYGKAYTNAQTGATSRGTVSVFDANSGNVIKEIETGLHPNDVIASADGRFIYVANGNSDNISVINTTDDKIAETIDVSLHPGDKGFIGDTPNAITLSDDGRTLYVSNGLDNAVAVVQLSGKSATKGSGSSMIKGFIPTEAYPAGLIIKNNTLVVTNLEGEGSRINAKDMKRKPSDLPATNGDAFNSHRQLATVSFIPLPDDKTLETYTKRVNQLNLAYRAELARLMPRKDVAPVPVPERIGEPSVFQHVIYIIKENRTYDQVLGDVKAGNGSPDLCIFGEQVTPNEHQLVKDFLLMDNYYVSGKSSAEGHQWTDAAMVTDYLEKNVRAWFRSYPHVQEDALVYDKKGFIWNNAADHGKTVRIYGEACTPHFKKGLTWLPIYNDYMAGKMLEFNNTSTISRVRPMLSPTYPGYDDHDINDQIRASAFIKELNDYEKQPGDKLPQLMVMALPADHTGGTTPRLPTPRAMVADNDLALGRIVEAVSKSRFWKNTVIFVTEDDSQAGWDHVSAYRTTGFVISPYSRLKQTVHTNYNQTCIVRTIEQILGIPPMNSVDATALPMFNCFTQRPDNSFVYTHVANQVPLNEMNAKLSMLKGIDLYYARQSMRPEFKHIDGGNDDLMNRIIWNSVKGKKPYPKKYAGHDTGDDDDD
- a CDS encoding amidohydrolase encodes the protein MKKLFLLSFSLISLSALAQTDASKTLVAKKADAIEAKVIAWRRDFHEHPELGNHEVRSAEIIAKHLQSLGIEVKTGVATTGVVGILKGGKPGPVVALRADMDALPVTERVKLPFASKVKTMYNGAETGVMHACGHDSHMAILMGAAEVLAVMKNDLHGTVKFIFQPSEEGVLPAELKDGKKSGAEQMVAEGVLENPKVDAVFGLLIQSYQPAGTITYRPGGDMAAVNDMQIIVKGRSAHGAYPWSSVDPVVTAAQIVNNLQTVVSRNLHITDNPAVVTIGAINGGNRSNIIPEAVTMLGTIRTFSPGDEKMIIERIKTIATKTAEANGATVEIKIPYSSHYPVTYNNPELVAKMLPTLEATAGKSNVLLRNAETGAEDFSFYEEKVPGIFLHLGGLPKGSDPTKAPAHHTPDFFIDESGFTLGVKALCNLAIDYMNMPKGK